GTTCAAAAAAATGGTGAGTTTACACATAAAGGGGTAGAACCAGAGACTAGAATAATCGACTATTTAAATAGACTAATCAATTTTTTGCAAAATGATCAAATGCCCGATTTATACAAATATATGGTAGCCCATTATTATTTTGAATATATTCATCCTTTTTATGATGGTAATGGTAGAACTGGCAGATATCTTATTTGTTCTTTAGTTAGAAAAAATTTAGATAGATTTTCTTCCATTACATTTTCATATATCATTAATCGACATAAGGACGAATACTATAAAGCCTTTGAGCAAGTATCTCACCCTTTTAACGCTGGAGAAATGACATTTTTTTGTGAACAGATGATTATATTTTTAATAGAAGGCCAAAAAAGAATTTTAAAAGATATGAACGAAAAGGAAACTAAGCTGAACATCATGTTAAATAACATTAAAAAATTGGAGCTTCAGCATACAGATTTAACTGAAACAGACTCCCACATCCTATTTATAATTACTCAGAGTTGGTTATTTAGCAGAAAATATAACAGAATAACCAATAATGATTTAATTAATATGGAAAGTTTTGGAAAAAGAAGAAGAGTAATGAACGCAACAAAAAAAATGGAAGAAAAAGGTTTCTTGCTTAAGATAAGTAGTCGTCCAATAAGATATACATTAAATAAACGTTTTGCATCAGAATTGTTAAATGAAATCTAATAAATTCACTATACATTTGCAGAATCATTCAAAAAAATCCACTCCAATGAAAGAGTGGATTTTTCTATTTATTTTTCTTCTAAAAACTCACTGATTAATTCGTATGTTTCGTCTGTTGCTTCGGAGTTTGTTGTCATATAACCATGTGGTACTTTTTCAAACCGTTTTACGAATACTTCTACGCCGGCATTTTTTAATTTTTCAGCATATGCTTCCCCTTGATCTCTTAGTGGATCAAATTCAGCTGTTGCTAAGAATGTTTTTGGAAGGCCAGCTAAATCTTTGCTACGAATAGGCGCAACAAGTGGATCATATTTACGATCAGTGGCGTTTGCCATATATAGTTTAAAGAATTTATCTAATGATTCTTTTGTTAATACATAACCTTCTGCAAATTCATCCATGGACGGATAAAGGACAGATGCGTCTCGGCTGAAAATATCTGTGGTTGGATAAAGCAAGATTTGTGCGGTGATGCTTGGTGCGCCTTTTGCTTTAGCGATTTGTGTCACTACGGTTGCTAAATTCGCTCCAACGCTATCTCCTGCAACGATGATGTCTGCGGATTTAGCACGCAAGCTTGTACGATGGCTTTGAACCCAAAGTAGCGCTGCATAAGCATCTTCTACTGCTGCCGGGAATGGATTTTCTGGAGCAAGGCGATAATCCACGGTTACTACACGAGCGCCAGTTGTTTGTACTAGTTTACGAGCAACTGCATCATGTGTTTGCAGTCCACCTAATACAAATCCACCACCGTGATAATAAACAATGATTTCGAATGGCCCTTCTTCTTTTGGAGTGTAAATTCGAATTGGGATTTTTCCGCCTGGTCCATCAATTTTTTTGTTTTCCACATCGCCAATTTCGATATCTTTAGCAGATGGTAAGGCTTTTGTTGCAAGTCTCATATATTTATATCGCGAATCTACATCGGATAATGGTGACGTGTTTTTCACAAATTCTTGTGATGCTTCATCTAAATTTTCAAGTACTTCTGGATTATACTCTTTTCTTCCAACCGCTTTTTTATAAATAAAGAAAACGACTAACAAAGGAAGTAGAATAATCCCCGCAAAACCAATAGCAATCCATTTTATTGTATTTTTCACACTTGCTCAACTCCTTCAATATAACTTCATTTACAAGTATAGCAGTTTTAGTAGCAGGAACCAATTTATTGCTATTTTAATCAAAGATTTTTTACCCCTCAATGTATTTTTTACTCATTTTTATGAATAATATAAAATAAAAAGGTTGATATATAATAATATCAGTGTTAATATAAATACAAATATTTGTATATTTATAAATGGAGGGTGTTTACAATGACAAAAGAAAAGATTGTATTAGCTTACTCAGGTGGATTAGATACTTCTGTTGCCATTCAATGGTTAGTAGAAGCTGGATATGAGGTAATCGCATGCTGTTTAGATGTTGGCGAAGGGAAAAATTTAGACTTTATTAAAGAAAAAGCCATTACCGTTGGAGCGAGCCAATCCTATACGATTGATGCAAAAGAAGAATTTGCGGAAGATTTCGCTTTAATTGCTCTTCAAGCACATGCCTATTATGAAGGGAAATACCCGCTTATTTCCGCACTAAGCCGGCCTCTTATTGCTAAGAAACTAGTAGAAGTAGCTCGAAAAGAGGGCGCGTCTGCCATCGCTCACGGTTGTACTGGTAAGGGAAATGACCAAGTTCGGTTTGAAGTAGCGATTCATGCCCTTGCGCCGGATTTAAAAGTTGTTTCTCCTGTTCGTGATTGGAAATGGTCGAGAGAAGAAGAAATTAATTATGCACAGGAACACAATATTCCCGTTCCAATTGATTTAGATAATCCTTTTTCTATTGACCAAAATCTTTGGGGTAGAAGTAATGAATGTGGCGTCCTAGAAAATCCGTGGACAACACCACCGGAAGCTGCTTACGACTTAACCGTTAGTTTAGAAGACGCACCAGATACAGCGGATATTATCGAAATCACTTTTGATGCTGGTATTCCAATTTCTTTAAATGGAGAAAACATGACTCTAGCTAACCTTATTTTGACATTAAATGAAATCGCTGGTAAACATGGCGTTGGTAGAATTGACCATATTGAAAACCGTCTAGTAGGTATTAAATCACGTGAAGTATATGAATGCCCCGCTGCAGTGACTTTAATCGCGGCACATAAAGAATTAGAAGACTTAACTTTTGTTCGTGAAATCGCCCACTTTAAGCCAATCATTGAACAAAAAATTAGCGAAACTATTTACAATGGCCTATGGTTCTCTCCTTTAACAGAAGCGCTAGTGGCATTCTTGAAATCTACCCAAAAATTTGTGAACGGCACCATTCGTATCAAACTATTTAAAGGACACGCTATTGTTGAAGGCAGAAAATCACCAAATTCCCTTTATGATGAAAACTTAGCTACTTATACCTCATCCGATACCTTTGACCAAGATGCAGCAGTTGGCTTCATTAAATTATGGGGGCTACCAACAAAAGTGAGCGCAGAAGTAAATTCTAAAACAACCATTACAACTGAGGTGTAAAAAATGGAAAAATTATGGGGCGGACGTTTTCAAGGAAAAAGCGAGACTTGGATAGATGAATTCGGTGCATCCATTTCTTTTGATCAAAAAATGGCGCAGGAAGATTTAATCGGTAGTTTGGCACATGTCGCAATGCTTTCAAAATGTGGAATTATTTCCAGTACAGAAGCAGAGGAAATTACTGTTGGCTTAAAAACTCTTCAAGTGAAGTTATCACAAGGAGAACTTGAATTTAGTACGACAAATGAAGATATTCATCTAAATATCGAAAAACTGTTGCACGATGAAATTGGTCCTGTTGCTGGAAAACTTCATACTGCTCGTAGCCGTAATGATCAAGTAGCAACTGATATGCATTTGTATTTAAAGCAAGGAGTGGCAGATATAATTACTTCTTTAAAACATTTGCGCATTGTTCTTATTAAAAAAGCGGAACGACATGTTGAAACGATCATGCCTGGTTATACTCATTTACAGCACGCCCAGCCGATTTCATTTGCACATCACCTGCTTGCTTACTTCGGCATGTTCACAAGAGATTTAGAGCGACTAGAAGAAAGTGTCAAACGGATTGATATCTCACCACTTGGTTCTGCAGCACTAGCAGGAACCACCTTTCCAATTGATCGGATGTATAGTGCCGAATTACTAGGATTCTCCAAAGTATATGAAAATAGTTTAGATGGTGTTAGCGATCGTGATTTTATTATTGAATTTCTTAGTAACAGTTCCATTTTAATGATGCATTTATCACGTTTTTGTGAAGAGTTAATACTTTGGACGAGCCACGAATTTCAGTTTGTTGAGTTAACAGACGCTTTTTCGACCGGTAGCTCGATTATGCCTCAAAAGAAAAACCCTGATATGGCAGAGTTGATTCGCGGAAAAACAGGGCGAGTTTATGGTAATCTTTTCGGTATGCTGACGGTTCTCAAAGGACTTCCGCTTGCTTATAATAAAGACTTACAAGAAGATAAAGAAGGCATGTTTGATACACTGGAAACTGTAAAAATAAGTCTAGATATTTTTTCAGGAATGATTGAAACAATGAAAATTAATACAGTCGTTATGGAAGAATCCACCCAAAAAGATTTTTCTAATGCAACTGAATTAGCTGATTACTTGGCGAAAAAAGGAGTTCCTTTTAGAGAAGCTCATGAAATCGTTGGAAAATTAGTTCTCGAATGTACACAAAATGGCATTTATTTGCAAGATGTGCCACTTTCATATTATCAAGAAATTAATCCACTAATTAAAGACGACATCTATCATGTACTCGCCTCCAAGACAGCCGTTCAAAAAAGAAATTCTTATGGTGGGACTGGATTTGATCAGATTCACATCGCGTTAGCTAATGCGAGAGATATTTTGTGAAAAATGGGACGCATTTCCTTATATGCGTTCCATTTTTTTGATGGATTTCTTGTTTATAGCTGAATTCTATTTGTCAAAGCACTAGTTTATTTGTTACTATAATAGGATGTTACCTTTTGGCTAACTTGGGGAAATACATACAGAGAAATAAAAAGGGAGTGATGCAATGAAAAAATTAACAACGGTATTTTGGGGAGCTAGCTTGTTAGTTGTGTTAGCTGTTTTATTCGGTGCTTTTTTACCAAATCAATTTGAAATGCTGACGTCAAATGTTCAACAATTTTTAACAAGTAATTTTGGTTGGTACTATTTAATCGTTGTAGCGGTTATTATTATTTTCTGCTTATTTTTAGTTTTAAGCCCAATTGGTTCCATTCGGCTTGGAAAACCTGGCGAAAAACCTGAATATAGCAACCTTTCTTGGTTTGCGATGCTGTTTAGTGCCGGGATGGGAATTGGATTAGTATTTTGGGGTGCTGCCGAACCATTATCTCATTACGCAGTTCAAGCTCCTGGTGGTGAGGTAGGTACACAAGCTGCGATGAAAGATGCTTTGCGCTATTCATTCTTTCACTGGGGTATATCAGCATGGGCAATTTATGCAATCGTTGCACTTGCACTAGCCTACTTTAAATTCAGAAAAAATGCCCCTGGTCTGATAAGTGCTACGCTTTATCCGATTTTAGGAAAACATGCAAAAGGTCCAATTGGTCAAATCATTGATATAGTTGCTGTTTTTGCAACGGTTATTGGAGTCGCGACCACACTTGGACTAGGTGCTCAACAAATTAATGGTGGTTTAACGTATTTATTCGGCGTACCTAATAATTTTAGTGTCCAACTAACGATTATCGTAGTCGTCACTATTTTATTCTTACTTTCTGCAATGTCTGGGCTGGATAAAGGAATTCAACTCTTAAGTAATGTAAATATTTATGTTGCTGGTGTCTTACTTATCTTAACGCTTATTCTAGGACCAACTCTGTTCATTATGAATAACTTTACCAATTCATTTGGTGATTACTTACAAAATATTATTCAAATGAGTTTCCAAACTGCGCCTGATGCTCCAAATGCTCGTGCTTGGATTGACTCTTGGACGATTTTTTACTGGGCTTGGTGGCTATCTTGGTCTCCGTTTGTTGGTATTTTTATCGCCAGAATTTCTCGTGGTCGAAGTATTCGCCAATTTTTACTTGGTGTAATAGTACTTCCTTCCCTAGTCAGTATATTCTGGTTTGCTGTTTTTGGAGGTTCTGCTATTTTTGTTGAACAACATGCAAACAGTGGTCTTTCCAATCTCGCAACGGAGCAAGTACTATTTGGCGTATTTAACGAACTTCCAGGTGGGATGATTCTATCAATTGTAGCGATGATTTTGATTGCAGTATTCTTTATTACTTCTGCTGACTCAGCCACATTTGTACTTGGCATGCAAACAACTGGCGGTTCACTGAATCCACCCAACTCAGTGAAAGTAACATGGGGACTCTTACAAGCCGGAATTGCCAGTGTTTTACTTTATGCTGGTGGATTGACTGCCTTGCAAAATGCCTCAATTATTGCCGCATTTCCGTTTTCGATTGTTATTATCTTAATGATTGTTTCGCTCTTTGTATCCCTTACTCGAGAACGAGAGAAATTAGGACTTTACGTAAGACCAAAGAAATCACAACGGTCACAACTATAAACTAAAAAAGGGATGTAACGCTATTATTCAGTGTTACATCCTTTTTTATTACCCTTATTTCTGCTTATCGGCAATTATTTCTCGGTAACTCCTTGTTTTTCTAGGATACTTTTTCCGAAAGAAATGTTGCGAGATGATTGCTAACACAAGGGCTATTGCGGTAATAGCAATAGAACTTCGAAATATACCCGTGATTAATAATAAAGCACTTATAAATAAGGTTGCATTAAAAAGGAATTTTTCCATTTGTTACTCCTCCAAATTATAATTTAATTCTCCGTCATGTACTAATTTTTTTATATTTAATGCATCAAACACCATCGCTTTTTCAGCAATATACGCATTATATTCAATCCGTTCTAACATATCGTAAGCTTTATGCAAAGTGGATTCTAATACGACAATTCCGTGTTTATTAAGTAAGCTAGCACTTGGAACAGCATTTTTTCCTAATTCAATGACATGTTTTCGAACGATTTCTGCTAGTTCTGGACTTGTAGCTGGAGCAAAGGTTAGTGTGGGGATTTGTCCTATTTTTTGCGTTGCTTCTGTTAAATTCGGGAGTTCCATACCTAGTGTTGCAAATAACATGGACTCTTTGGGATGCGCATGAAGAACACAACCAATATCGGGATTTTCTACATAACAAGCACGATGTAAATTAATTTCGCGCGTGATTCTACCGTCTCCTTCTACCACTTCATTATTATTATCCACGACTAAAATCTCATATGGTGACAGGTCACAAAGCCGTGCTTGACTCATTAAGGTTGGCGTCATAATAATGTGCTCTTTATTCATACGTACGCTGACATTTCCACCCGCTGCATTCGTTTCAAAGCGGTCAAACATGGTCTTCACTATTTTCGCTAAATCTTCACGTTCTTTTTGGTACAACATATTATCTCTCCTCTAATTGTATAATACTTACTTGATTTTTTAATTGTCCAGCTGCTTCTAAATCAAAACTCGAACTATCGAGCTGCATCACTTTACTAGCTGAACAGCCTGTCGCTACTTTTAATGTCTCCATAATTGGCATATTCATCGCCAGTCCAGCAATAAAAGCTCCGACAAAAACATCTCCTGCTCCCGTATCGTTTCGTTCTTTTACAACCGGTGGAATAGCTTGATATAATTTGCCATTATGCGCGCAAATCGAACCTTTTCCTCCAAGCGAAACGACTAAATAAGGAATTTCAAGAGCAAGCGAGCGAATGTTTTCTTCGAGTGATTCCGTCTTTTCTGCCAAAATAGCCACCACTTCCTCTTCATTTGGTTTAATAAAATCAACACCCAATTGAACAGCAAGTTTTAAGTAATCACCGGAACTATCACAAGCTAAAAAGGCTCCTGTGTTTTTAACGGTTTCTAGTAGTTCTTTAAAATCAGATAATGTATAATGAGGAGGCGGAGATCCAGCAATCACCACCATATCCTCTTTTTTAACTTTTTTAGCGATTTGTTTTAAAAGATTCGTTTTGTTGGTTTGACTTACGGAAAAACCAGCTTCCGGTATCATTGTGCTGCCATTTGTGTCATCACTAAGGACGATGAAGCATTCTCTTGTCGAAGTTCCAGCTTCCACAAGAAAATCATGGTTAATGTGCTTTTCTTCTAGAATCGCATATAGTTGGTCAAGATTGTTTGATCCCGCAATTCCAAGTGCTTCATTTTTAATACCAAATTTGGCTAACACTCCTGAAACATGTAGCCCCTTTCCCCCACAATCAAAAGTGGTTCTTATGACCCGATTCGTCTTCCTTTTTTCTAACTCACCGTGAATGAAAAGTAATCGATCAATCGCTGGATTTAATGTTATTGTATAAATCATCTCATCACTCCTGCTTATTAAGAGCTCGCTTTTTCTAGCTCAATTGTTCGTTTTTTCATCATTTTTACATAAAATACTAGTAATAGTACCCAAATTGCGACAAAAATGAAACCAAGAATCGTAAACTTGCTTGCCTCTGCAAAGATATAACGGAAGATTGGATACTCCAGCGTGCTCCAGGTAATTTCTTGCCCCGCTTTAAGTGAAATTGCTCCAGTTGAATGCGCCAAATCGGTAATTGTTCCGGCAAAAAAAGTCGATACATATAAGAAAATCGGTGTAGTAATGACACCTAGAATAATCATCCGCATTAAGTTTCCACCAGTCACAATTAAAGCTGGTGCGCATAAGGAAATATTCAGGATTCCGGCGAATGGAAGTACCCCGTTTCCTGGCAAAATAAGCGCAAAGATAAGTGTGACAGGAACCATCACGACAACGGCAACCCAAACCTCACTACACCCTGCTAAAATTGGCCAATCTAAACCGATAAAAAGTTCACGGTTTTTAAATTTACGTTTCATAAATTCGGATATACCATCAGAAAGTGGCGACAATGCTTGCATAAACAATTTCGCCACCATTGGGAAAAGGGTAAGTGCCGCAGCTGCCTGCATTGCTAACATCAACGTTTTAGCCACATCATAACCAGCAGCAATACCTAGAAGACCACCGATAATAAAGCCCATCACGTGGTTTTCTGCAAAAATCCCAATTTTATCTTTTAACGCGTTTGCATCCATGTCTTTGCGAAGTACTGGAATTTTCTTAAGTAGCCAATCAATCGGCATTAAGAAAATACAGAAAATCATCATTCCGTGTGAAACAGTGACAC
The nucleotide sequence above comes from Listeria ivanovii subsp. londoniensis. Encoded proteins:
- a CDS encoding Fic family protein — protein: MSEKYYPLKTIFHQNEDDYKQELDLRKNSYGTYLTNLEITPIVNGTFNSPKLNLFLVNTKKLQSLLQEALANSKEIELNSRKLPTHALQQYFDSLLINELQSTNEIEGVRSTKKEISEAIDELGENGKGIKNAKRFIGLVKLYQYVDDYREITSVQQFREIYDELVADEVEDDCKLDGEIFRKNFVGVQKNGEFTHKGVEPETRIIDYLNRLINFLQNDQMPDLYKYMVAHYYFEYIHPFYDGNGRTGRYLICSLVRKNLDRFSSITFSYIINRHKDEYYKAFEQVSHPFNAGEMTFFCEQMIIFLIEGQKRILKDMNEKETKLNIMLNNIKKLELQHTDLTETDSHILFIITQSWLFSRKYNRITNNDLINMESFGKRRRVMNATKKMEEKGFLLKISSRPIRYTLNKRFASELLNEI
- a CDS encoding alpha/beta hydrolase, encoding MKNTIKWIAIGFAGIILLPLLVVFFIYKKAVGRKEYNPEVLENLDEASQEFVKNTSPLSDVDSRYKYMRLATKALPSAKDIEIGDVENKKIDGPGGKIPIRIYTPKEEGPFEIIVYYHGGGFVLGGLQTHDAVARKLVQTTGARVVTVDYRLAPENPFPAAVEDAYAALLWVQSHRTSLRAKSADIIVAGDSVGANLATVVTQIAKAKGAPSITAQILLYPTTDIFSRDASVLYPSMDEFAEGYVLTKESLDKFFKLYMANATDRKYDPLVAPIRSKDLAGLPKTFLATAEFDPLRDQGEAYAEKLKNAGVEVFVKRFEKVPHGYMTTNSEATDETYELISEFLEEK
- a CDS encoding argininosuccinate synthase, with product MTKEKIVLAYSGGLDTSVAIQWLVEAGYEVIACCLDVGEGKNLDFIKEKAITVGASQSYTIDAKEEFAEDFALIALQAHAYYEGKYPLISALSRPLIAKKLVEVARKEGASAIAHGCTGKGNDQVRFEVAIHALAPDLKVVSPVRDWKWSREEEINYAQEHNIPVPIDLDNPFSIDQNLWGRSNECGVLENPWTTPPEAAYDLTVSLEDAPDTADIIEITFDAGIPISLNGENMTLANLILTLNEIAGKHGVGRIDHIENRLVGIKSREVYECPAAVTLIAAHKELEDLTFVREIAHFKPIIEQKISETIYNGLWFSPLTEALVAFLKSTQKFVNGTIRIKLFKGHAIVEGRKSPNSLYDENLATYTSSDTFDQDAAVGFIKLWGLPTKVSAEVNSKTTITTEV
- the argH gene encoding argininosuccinate lyase; translation: MEKLWGGRFQGKSETWIDEFGASISFDQKMAQEDLIGSLAHVAMLSKCGIISSTEAEEITVGLKTLQVKLSQGELEFSTTNEDIHLNIEKLLHDEIGPVAGKLHTARSRNDQVATDMHLYLKQGVADIITSLKHLRIVLIKKAERHVETIMPGYTHLQHAQPISFAHHLLAYFGMFTRDLERLEESVKRIDISPLGSAALAGTTFPIDRMYSAELLGFSKVYENSLDGVSDRDFIIEFLSNSSILMMHLSRFCEELILWTSHEFQFVELTDAFSTGSSIMPQKKNPDMAELIRGKTGRVYGNLFGMLTVLKGLPLAYNKDLQEDKEGMFDTLETVKISLDIFSGMIETMKINTVVMEESTQKDFSNATELADYLAKKGVPFREAHEIVGKLVLECTQNGIYLQDVPLSYYQEINPLIKDDIYHVLASKTAVQKRNSYGGTGFDQIHIALANARDIL
- a CDS encoding BCCT family transporter; the encoded protein is MKKLTTVFWGASLLVVLAVLFGAFLPNQFEMLTSNVQQFLTSNFGWYYLIVVAVIIIFCLFLVLSPIGSIRLGKPGEKPEYSNLSWFAMLFSAGMGIGLVFWGAAEPLSHYAVQAPGGEVGTQAAMKDALRYSFFHWGISAWAIYAIVALALAYFKFRKNAPGLISATLYPILGKHAKGPIGQIIDIVAVFATVIGVATTLGLGAQQINGGLTYLFGVPNNFSVQLTIIVVVTILFLLSAMSGLDKGIQLLSNVNIYVAGVLLILTLILGPTLFIMNNFTNSFGDYLQNIIQMSFQTAPDAPNARAWIDSWTIFYWAWWLSWSPFVGIFIARISRGRSIRQFLLGVIVLPSLVSIFWFAVFGGSAIFVEQHANSGLSNLATEQVLFGVFNELPGGMILSIVAMILIAVFFITSADSATFVLGMQTTGGSLNPPNSVKVTWGLLQAGIASVLLYAGGLTALQNASIIAAFPFSIVIILMIVSLFVSLTREREKLGLYVRPKKSQRSQL
- a CDS encoding class II aldolase/adducin family protein — translated: MLYQKEREDLAKIVKTMFDRFETNAAGGNVSVRMNKEHIIMTPTLMSQARLCDLSPYEILVVDNNNEVVEGDGRITREINLHRACYVENPDIGCVLHAHPKESMLFATLGMELPNLTEATQKIGQIPTLTFAPATSPELAEIVRKHVIELGKNAVPSASLLNKHGIVVLESTLHKAYDMLERIEYNAYIAEKAMVFDALNIKKLVHDGELNYNLEE
- a CDS encoding 1-phosphofructokinase, coding for MIYTITLNPAIDRLLFIHGELEKRKTNRVIRTTFDCGGKGLHVSGVLAKFGIKNEALGIAGSNNLDQLYAILEEKHINHDFLVEAGTSTRECFIVLSDDTNGSTMIPEAGFSVSQTNKTNLLKQIAKKVKKEDMVVIAGSPPPHYTLSDFKELLETVKNTGAFLACDSSGDYLKLAVQLGVDFIKPNEEEVVAILAEKTESLEENIRSLALEIPYLVVSLGGKGSICAHNGKLYQAIPPVVKERNDTGAGDVFVGAFIAGLAMNMPIMETLKVATGCSASKVMQLDSSSFDLEAAGQLKNQVSIIQLEER
- a CDS encoding PTS galactitol transporter subunit IIC encodes the protein MESLQSVIQFILNLGAAVFVPALMIIIGLIVRMKVKDAVSAGIILGVAFLGMNIVIGFMIEALTPAAQGLAERTGINLSILDGGWTSMATLAWAWPFAFLMFPLQLGINAIMLIINKTKTLNVDLWNVWGKILTAVLIIGVTHNVYLAFIVAGIQIVTELILCDANQRQIQELNGIPGVTVSHGMMIFCIFLMPIDWLLKKIPVLRKDMDANALKDKIGIFAENHVMGFIIGGLLGIAAGYDVAKTLMLAMQAAAALTLFPMVAKLFMQALSPLSDGISEFMKRKFKNRELFIGLDWPILAGCSEVWVAVVVMVPVTLIFALILPGNGVLPFAGILNISLCAPALIVTGGNLMRMIILGVITTPIFLYVSTFFAGTITDLAHSTGAISLKAGQEITWSTLEYPIFRYIFAEASKFTILGFIFVAIWVLLLVFYVKMMKKRTIELEKASS